From one Chryseobacterium sp. 3008163 genomic stretch:
- a CDS encoding putative quinol monooxygenase, giving the protein MILVLQRSTNGLIRILSSSQKENPLQIKIIEIYTNQKTYKSHLHTPHFQHYKTTTLKKCLNP; this is encoded by the coding sequence TTGATTCTTGTCCTACAACGATCAACAAATGGTCTGATTAGAATCCTGTCAAGTTCACAAAAAGAAAATCCTTTACAGATTAAGATAATAGAAATATACACCAATCAAAAAACCTATAAATCTCATTTGCATACACCCCATTTTCAGCATTATAAAACCACAACCCTTAAAAAATGTTTAAATCCTTAA
- a CDS encoding MBOAT family O-acyltransferase — MTLSEYVKKKNGVTMGHSKSLRNNLQRSLGAKNFAEFWNFWNPIFGYYLGSKIFKPLKKVFPKGLALFFTFIFSGLIHDLVTTLIRGKLSLFFSVWFLLMGTVVAISTFNNYDLSNKKWIFRAFANVSIITMCFCLTKYLNTIFYYY, encoded by the coding sequence ATGACATTATCCGAATATGTAAAAAAGAAAAATGGTGTTACGATGGGACATTCAAAATCACTTCGGAATAATTTACAGCGGTCGCTGGGTGCCAAAAACTTTGCAGAATTCTGGAATTTCTGGAATCCTATTTTTGGATATTATTTAGGCTCAAAAATATTCAAACCCTTGAAAAAGGTATTTCCTAAAGGGCTTGCTTTATTTTTTACATTTATTTTTTCCGGATTGATTCACGATTTAGTTACCACTTTAATTAGAGGAAAGCTTTCGTTATTTTTTTCTGTTTGGTTTCTTTTAATGGGAACAGTGGTTGCGATTTCAACATTTAACAACTATGACCTATCAAATAAAAAATGGATTTTTAGAGCTTTTGCAAACGTCTCAATAATAACGATGTGTTTTTGTTTGACAAAGTACTTAAACACAATATTTTATTATTATTAA
- a CDS encoding LytTR family DNA-binding domain-containing protein — MPVLKGFEFLKTLQNPPKVIVTTAYQEFALEGYEHNISDYLLKPFGFERFLKAANKAISSVVQKTVSSEKNDVPNRIFVQSNKKHIQLETENILYIEATGNYTKIITTTETITIREKFSTFLEQLPKNDFVQVHKSFAVAPKQINSVEGNIIFISNYQIPIGKIYKMNIVKLLK; from the coding sequence ATGCCTGTTTTAAAAGGTTTTGAATTTCTGAAAACCTTGCAAAACCCACCAAAGGTAATCGTAACAACTGCTTATCAGGAATTCGCTCTGGAAGGATATGAACACAACATTTCGGATTACCTGCTAAAACCTTTTGGTTTTGAACGGTTTTTAAAAGCTGCAAATAAAGCGATTAGTTCGGTAGTTCAAAAGACTGTTTCTTCTGAAAAAAATGACGTTCCAAACCGAATCTTTGTTCAAAGCAATAAAAAGCACATTCAACTAGAAACAGAAAATATTTTATACATCGAAGCAACAGGCAACTACACCAAAATAATAACCACGACTGAAACCATTACCATTCGTGAAAAATTCTCTACTTTTTTAGAACAATTGCCTAAAAACGATTTTGTGCAAGTTCATAAATCATTTGCAGTTGCTCCAAAGCAGATTAATAGTGTTGAAGGAAACATTATATTTATTTCGAATTACCAAATTCCAATTGGCAAAATTTATAAGATGAATATTGTAAAATTGTTAAAGTAG
- a CDS encoding sensor histidine kinase, which translates to MMALKRNVKWIVIALLAIVVVPVMITAYEVIFTENKSVVFLGNYHPKVAIIVICYYVLLFCLGVVLLVREIIFITKLKNEKMKAELMLLKSQVSPHFFFNTLNNLYGLVAKDPKKAQELILKLSDMMRYSIYEGEKETVKMQEEIDFLKNYVELHKMRYHKLISVDFYCNIDKNLKVAPLLFIILLENAFKHGVENLRENAHVKISLITSQNEICFAIENNFEKTENQFGIGLKNLKRRLELIYPNQHELTFSETENVYQAQLILKQL; encoded by the coding sequence ATGATGGCTCTGAAAAGAAATGTAAAATGGATTGTGATTGCATTATTGGCAATAGTAGTTGTTCCTGTAATGATTACGGCTTATGAAGTAATCTTTACGGAAAACAAATCCGTTGTATTTTTAGGAAATTACCACCCGAAAGTTGCCATCATTGTAATTTGCTACTACGTTTTGCTTTTTTGTTTGGGTGTAGTTTTGTTAGTTCGGGAAATTATTTTTATCACCAAACTGAAAAACGAAAAAATGAAAGCCGAATTGATGCTTTTGAAAAGCCAGGTCAGTCCGCATTTCTTTTTCAATACGCTCAATAATTTATATGGTTTGGTGGCAAAAGACCCCAAAAAAGCACAAGAATTGATACTGAAACTTTCAGATATGATGCGTTACAGTATTTATGAAGGCGAAAAAGAAACAGTAAAGATGCAGGAAGAAATTGATTTTTTGAAAAACTATGTCGAACTCCACAAAATGCGTTACCATAAACTGATAAGCGTTGATTTTTATTGTAATATTGATAAAAATCTAAAAGTTGCTCCCTTGTTGTTTATCATCCTTTTAGAAAATGCTTTTAAGCACGGAGTCGAAAATTTGAGAGAGAATGCTCATGTCAAAATTAGTTTGATAACTTCACAAAACGAAATCTGTTTCGCCATTGAAAACAATTTTGAAAAAACTGAAAATCAATTCGGGATTGGCTTAAAAAATCTGAAAAGAAGATTAGAATTAATTTATCCCAATCAACACGAATTGACTTTTTCGGAAACAGAAAATGTATATCAAGCTCAACTAATTTTAAAACAATTATGA
- a CDS encoding metallophosphoesterase, translating into MKKRFLRYAKHIIITFVVIGVIAVSFGLYHGASFRYAENPEMMNWDKDGPYIFDKNDSVVTVNYVRGNQNDGFYLDQKDYPLDPKIPVSCYFPLDSTHFEFTINNKIEIPKNTYDDNAKILAISDIESGFKTFRDFLITNKVVDNKLNWTFGNGHLVLLGDFVDRDFSTTQVLWFIYKLEQEAKEKGGNVHYILGNHELKNMQGNFENTSLKYYHVASILKKQQTELYSTNSFLGRWISSKNSIEKINKILFAHGGIHPDLAGYKTNLDEINQIIRSNYYKPYYPNPQKNLEQLLISSHKGIAWYRGYFKDDLTQKEVERGLNKFGAKSIVVGHTLQSKVNRKYKEKVIGIDVKHPKDYSKSLPNQKSEGLLIEGNKYYRVLHNGEKKEI; encoded by the coding sequence ATGAAAAAGAGATTTTTGAGATATGCAAAACATATCATTATCACATTTGTAGTAATAGGAGTTATTGCTGTTTCATTCGGATTGTATCACGGAGCCAGTTTTCGGTATGCGGAAAATCCTGAAATGATGAATTGGGATAAAGATGGCCCATATATTTTTGATAAAAATGACAGCGTTGTAACTGTAAATTACGTTAGAGGAAATCAAAATGACGGATTTTATTTAGACCAAAAAGATTATCCTTTGGATCCAAAAATTCCTGTGTCTTGTTATTTTCCATTAGATTCTACCCATTTTGAATTTACCATCAACAACAAAATCGAAATTCCGAAAAACACTTACGACGACAACGCTAAAATTTTAGCTATTTCTGATATTGAAAGCGGTTTTAAAACCTTTCGAGATTTTTTAATTACCAATAAAGTTGTTGACAATAAGCTAAATTGGACATTTGGAAATGGCCATCTTGTTTTGCTCGGAGATTTTGTAGATAGAGATTTTTCAACTACGCAAGTGCTTTGGTTTATTTACAAATTGGAGCAAGAAGCAAAAGAAAAAGGCGGAAATGTTCATTACATTTTGGGAAACCACGAATTGAAAAATATGCAGGGAAATTTTGAAAATACTTCGCTCAAGTATTATCACGTTGCTTCTATTTTAAAAAAGCAACAAACCGAATTGTATAGTACCAATTCATTTCTTGGAAGATGGATATCGAGCAAAAATTCAATTGAAAAAATTAACAAAATTCTCTTTGCACATGGCGGAATACATCCAGATTTAGCAGGTTACAAAACAAATTTGGACGAAATCAATCAAATTATTCGTAGCAATTATTATAAGCCTTACTATCCGAATCCGCAGAAAAATTTGGAGCAATTGTTAATTTCTTCTCACAAAGGAATTGCATGGTACAGAGGCTATTTTAAAGATGATTTGACCCAGAAAGAAGTAGAACGAGGATTAAATAAATTCGGTGCAAAATCAATAGTTGTTGGGCATACACTACAATCAAAAGTCAATAGAAAATACAAGGAAAAAGTAATAGGAATTGATGTAAAACACCCAAAAGATTACTCTAAAAGTCTTCCCAACCAAAAATCAGAAGGTCTGTTGATTGAAGGAAATAAATATTACAGAGTTTTGCATAATGGAGAAAAGAAAGAGATATAG
- a CDS encoding tetratricopeptide repeat protein — MKEKSVDNAIIVFQENVKISPNNANNWDSLGEAYLINGDKGNALKSYQKALALDPNSESAKAMIQKLETIK, encoded by the coding sequence TTGAAAGAAAAATCCGTTGATAATGCGATTATAGTATTTCAGGAAAACGTGAAAATATCTCCAAATAATGCAAATAATTGGGATAGTTTGGGTGAAGCCTACTTGATAAACGGCGATAAAGGAAATGCATTAAAATCATATCAGAAGGCTTTAGCGTTAGATCCAAATTCGGAATCGGCAAAAGCAATGATTCAGAAATTAGAAACCATTAAATAA
- a CDS encoding LytR/AlgR family response regulator transcription factor: MQFLNENAVDLLFLDINMPKLSGFDFLKILPNPPKIIVTTAYKEFALEGYELNISDYLLKPFNFERFVKAINKTISTVQNKKDIPTLSTTETKADAGSIFLKGDKKHHQIHFEDVLFIEAYGHFIKVYLKNEMIVSPQKISDFEKLLPKLEFIRTHKSFIVAKNKIKQIEGNRILIEVHKIPIGQTYKENINQLLS, translated from the coding sequence ATGCAGTTTTTAAATGAAAACGCAGTAGACTTGTTGTTTTTGGATATTAATATGCCCAAATTATCTGGTTTCGATTTTTTAAAAATCCTGCCCAATCCGCCCAAAATAATTGTGACGACAGCTTACAAAGAATTTGCTTTAGAAGGGTATGAACTCAATATTTCCGATTATTTATTAAAGCCATTTAATTTTGAGCGATTTGTAAAAGCGATTAACAAAACTATTTCTACTGTTCAAAATAAGAAAGATATACCGACCTTATCAACGACTGAAACCAAAGCAGATGCCGGTAGTATTTTTTTAAAAGGTGATAAAAAACACCATCAAATTCATTTTGAAGATGTATTATTTATAGAAGCTTACGGACATTTTATCAAAGTTTATTTAAAGAATGAGATGATTGTTAGCCCTCAAAAAATTTCAGATTTTGAAAAGTTGCTTCCTAAATTAGAGTTTATAAGAACCCATAAATCATTTATTGTTGCCAAAAATAAAATCAAACAAATTGAAGGTAATAGGATCTTAATTGAAGTGCACAAAATACCAATTGGACAAACCTATAAAGAGAACATCAATCAACTGTTAAGTTGA
- a CDS encoding DUF6691 family protein, whose protein sequence is MTKEKDIRHQDTICTNESHLQHKWYHNLKYLIIGVLFGIVFVKAEIISWFRIQEMFRLQSFHMYGVIGSAVVTGTISVWIIKKFKIKTIYGEKISIAPKTFNKGQIYGGLIFGFGWAITGACPGPLFAQIGTGAFAVIITLLSAVLGTWVYGYFRDKLPH, encoded by the coding sequence ATGACAAAAGAAAAAGATATACGTCACCAAGATACCATTTGTACCAACGAAAGTCATCTTCAGCATAAATGGTATCACAATTTGAAATATTTAATAATTGGTGTTTTGTTCGGAATTGTGTTTGTGAAAGCTGAAATTATCAGCTGGTTCAGAATCCAGGAAATGTTCCGTTTGCAGTCATTTCACATGTATGGCGTGATTGGAAGCGCAGTTGTGACGGGGACGATTTCCGTTTGGATCATCAAAAAATTCAAAATAAAAACCATTTACGGAGAAAAAATTTCAATTGCTCCTAAAACTTTTAACAAAGGACAGATTTACGGAGGTTTGATTTTCGGTTTTGGCTGGGCAATTACCGGAGCTTGTCCCGGTCCTTTATTCGCACAGATTGGAACAGGAGCTTTTGCTGTTATTATTACTTTGTTGAGTGCTGTTCTCGGAACTTGGGTCTATGGATATTTCAGAGATAAGCTGCCGCATTGA
- a CDS encoding YeeE/YedE family protein: MLDIIKEPWPWYVAGPLIGLTVPALLILGNKSFGISSSLRHICAACIPANVSFFKYDWKKESWNLFFVLGIFFGGTIASHFLVNTREITVNPNLKAELATYGITDYSNLVPTQLMNFESLLTLKGFILMVVGGFLVGFGTRYAGGCTSGHAIMGLSNFQWPSLVATICFMIGGFLMANVILPIILSL; encoded by the coding sequence ATGTTAGATATCATAAAAGAACCCTGGCCGTGGTATGTTGCAGGTCCGCTGATTGGTCTTACCGTTCCGGCTTTGCTGATCTTAGGCAATAAATCTTTCGGAATCAGTTCGTCATTGCGACATATTTGCGCAGCCTGTATTCCGGCAAACGTGAGTTTTTTCAAATATGACTGGAAAAAAGAATCCTGGAATTTATTCTTTGTCCTTGGAATTTTCTTCGGAGGAACGATTGCTTCTCATTTTCTTGTTAATACCAGAGAAATTACAGTCAATCCAAACCTTAAAGCAGAATTGGCAACCTATGGGATTACTGATTACAGCAATCTTGTTCCGACCCAACTGATGAATTTTGAAAGTTTATTGACGTTGAAAGGATTCATTCTGATGGTTGTCGGCGGATTTCTCGTAGGCTTCGGAACAAGATATGCCGGAGGTTGTACCAGCGGACACGCGATAATGGGACTCTCCAATTTTCAATGGCCGTCTTTGGTAGCAACAATTTGCTTTATGATTGGCGGTTTTTTAATGGCAAATGTGATTTTGCCAATCATTCTTTCACTCTAA
- a CDS encoding MBL fold metallo-hydrolase translates to MKIEQIYTGCLAQGAYYIVSEGEAAIIDPLRETQPYIERLEKDNVKLKYIFETHFHADFVSGHVDLSKKTNAPIVYGPTANPEFNAIIAEDNQIFEVGKIKIKVLHTPGHTMESSSFLLIDENGKEKALFSGDTLFLGDVGRPDLAQKAANMTQEELAGLLYESLYKKILPLDNEIIVYPAHGAGSACGKNMQKETVDMLGNQKKTNYALNQKDKESFIKAVTDGLLPPPAYFGMNVAMNKKGYESFDEVLSKGLHALSPEEFEEMAEHSGALILDVRNNENFAKGFVPQSINIGLDGDFAPWVGALIVDVKQPILLITDENNEEETVTRLSRVGFDNVLGFLKGSFEAWKNSGKEIDKVHRISATDFEKEIENKEVKIIDVRKESEYEAEHVDKAYNKPLAYINEWINHIEPTNHFYLHCAGGYRSMMAASILLARGYRNFTEIEGGFNAIAQTDVPKSDFVCQSKVLN, encoded by the coding sequence ATGAAAATAGAACAGATTTACACAGGATGTCTCGCTCAGGGAGCATACTACATCGTTTCTGAAGGTGAAGCGGCAATCATTGATCCTTTAAGAGAAACCCAGCCTTACATCGAAAGACTGGAAAAAGACAATGTAAAACTCAAATACATTTTTGAAACCCATTTTCACGCAGATTTTGTGAGTGGCCACGTTGATCTAAGTAAAAAAACAAATGCGCCAATCGTTTATGGACCAACGGCAAACCCAGAATTTAATGCGATTATTGCCGAAGATAATCAGATTTTTGAAGTGGGGAAAATCAAAATAAAAGTTCTGCACACGCCGGGACACACAATGGAAAGCTCTTCTTTTTTATTAATTGATGAAAACGGAAAGGAAAAAGCACTTTTCAGTGGAGATACTTTATTTCTTGGCGATGTCGGTCGACCGGATTTAGCTCAGAAAGCGGCGAATATGACTCAGGAAGAATTGGCAGGGCTTCTTTACGAAAGTTTATACAAAAAAATTCTGCCTCTGGACAATGAAATTATCGTTTATCCTGCTCATGGAGCTGGTTCTGCCTGCGGTAAAAATATGCAGAAAGAAACGGTTGATATGTTGGGTAATCAAAAGAAAACCAATTATGCATTGAATCAAAAAGATAAAGAAAGCTTCATAAAAGCTGTTACAGACGGGCTTCTTCCACCGCCTGCCTATTTCGGGATGAATGTAGCGATGAATAAAAAAGGCTACGAGAGTTTTGATGAGGTTTTGTCAAAAGGTCTTCACGCTCTTTCTCCTGAAGAATTTGAAGAAATGGCAGAACATTCAGGAGCTTTGATTCTGGATGTCAGAAATAATGAAAATTTCGCGAAAGGTTTTGTTCCTCAATCTATTAATATCGGTTTAGATGGAGATTTTGCACCTTGGGTCGGCGCTTTGATTGTAGATGTAAAACAACCAATTTTATTAATTACCGATGAAAATAATGAGGAGGAAACGGTCACGAGATTAAGCAGAGTAGGGTTTGACAACGTTTTAGGTTTTCTGAAAGGTAGTTTTGAAGCCTGGAAAAACAGCGGAAAAGAAATTGACAAAGTTCATCGAATTTCTGCTACAGATTTTGAAAAGGAAATTGAAAATAAAGAGGTGAAAATTATTGATGTACGAAAAGAAAGTGAATACGAAGCAGAACACGTCGATAAAGCCTACAATAAGCCTTTAGCTTACATCAATGAATGGATTAACCATATTGAACCGACCAATCATTTTTACCTTCATTGTGCAGGTGGTTATCGAAGTATGATGGCGGCGAGCATTCTTCTGGCAAGAGGTTACAGAAATTTCACCGAAATTGAAGGTGGATTTAATGCAATCGCACAAACTGATGTTCCCAAAAGCGATTTCGTTTGTCAAAGTAAAGTTTTGAACTAA
- a CDS encoding sulfite exporter TauE/SafE family protein: MEIFGYVASIFIGISLGLIGGGGSILTVPVLVYLFGIDAFLATEYSLFIVGISSLVGSVSYFKKGLVNLRTAFIFGVPSIVSILLTRNYLLPLIPNEVFTFGSFIVTKDIFLLLLFAGLMITASYKMIQKSVELKIETIPSQNNNTPLAVAEGSVVGILTGLVGAGGGFMIIPALVNLLKTPMKVAIGTSLVIISLNSLIGFFSSMNHIKIEWNLLGNISAIAIFGIIIGSQLSKKIDGKKLKPAFGWFILVMGIYIIIKELFF, from the coding sequence ATGGAAATTTTCGGATATGTAGCATCTATTTTTATCGGTATTTCTTTAGGACTAATCGGCGGTGGCGGAAGTATTCTTACCGTTCCTGTTTTGGTTTATCTTTTTGGTATTGATGCTTTTCTGGCAACAGAATATTCACTTTTCATTGTGGGAATCAGCAGTTTGGTTGGTTCGGTTTCTTACTTTAAAAAAGGATTGGTTAATCTGAGAACAGCTTTCATTTTCGGCGTTCCATCGATCGTTTCTATTCTTCTAACAAGAAATTATCTTTTACCTCTTATTCCTAATGAAGTTTTCACTTTTGGAAGTTTCATTGTGACCAAAGACATTTTTCTTCTGTTGCTATTTGCAGGATTAATGATTACCGCTTCCTACAAAATGATTCAGAAAAGCGTGGAATTAAAAATAGAAACAATCCCTTCACAAAATAACAATACACCTTTGGCAGTAGCTGAAGGTTCTGTAGTTGGTATTTTGACAGGTTTGGTAGGAGCAGGAGGCGGATTTATGATCATTCCTGCCTTGGTCAATCTTCTGAAAACGCCAATGAAAGTCGCTATCGGAACTTCTCTGGTCATCATTTCTTTAAATTCTCTGATCGGATTTTTTTCATCAATGAATCACATCAAAATCGAATGGAATTTATTAGGAAACATTTCCGCAATCGCCATCTTCGGCATCATCATTGGTTCTCAGTTATCAAAGAAAATTGATGGTAAAAAACTGAAACCTGCATTCGGATGGTTTATTCTGGTGATGGGAATTTACATTATTATCAAAGAACTTTTCTTCTAA
- a CDS encoding Crp/Fnr family transcriptional regulator: MNPNIISSEFSSSKELTDKLYQNGILKTYREGEIILDENASIRSIPIVMKGLLKVIRTEEDGREILLYYIKAGESCIMSFLGGMHNEKSIVKAEVEEDSEILFLPMDKVTLFIKEYPEWLDYIFRLYHKRFEELLDIINAIAFKKVDERLLNLLYKKSEISQSKTIVITHEQLANELGTVRVVVSRLLKQLEDSGKLKLGRNKIILSDSI, from the coding sequence ATGAATCCAAATATAATTTCTTCCGAATTCAGTTCTTCTAAGGAATTAACTGATAAGCTTTATCAAAACGGTATCTTGAAAACATATCGGGAGGGCGAAATCATTCTGGATGAAAATGCTTCTATACGCTCGATACCTATTGTAATGAAAGGATTGTTAAAAGTCATCAGGACGGAAGAAGACGGCAGAGAGATTTTACTCTATTATATCAAAGCTGGTGAAAGCTGCATTATGTCGTTTTTGGGAGGTATGCACAATGAGAAAAGCATTGTAAAAGCCGAGGTGGAGGAAGATTCAGAGATCTTGTTTTTACCAATGGATAAAGTTACATTATTCATCAAAGAATATCCAGAATGGCTGGATTATATTTTCAGGCTGTATCACAAACGCTTTGAAGAATTGCTCGATATTATCAATGCGATTGCCTTCAAAAAAGTAGATGAAAGACTACTCAATCTGCTCTATAAAAAATCTGAAATCTCCCAATCTAAAACCATCGTAATCACTCACGAACAGCTTGCCAATGAACTCGGAACAGTTAGAGTAGTTGTATCCAGACTTTTGAAACAGTTGGAAGATTCTGGTAAATTGAAATTAGGAAGAAACAAAATTATCCTTTCAGATTCTATTTAA
- a CDS encoding voltage-gated chloride channel family protein — MSKNQRSRFSSRKAQLRTKIFFRKYPSLPYIAKWFLISSIIGICVGSASAGFLVSLDWATNFRENHLWLIAFLPIGGLLIGLLYYYLGKDIEAGNNLLIDSIHNPKEIIPFRMAPFVYLGTIATHFFGGSAGREGTALQMAGAIADQFTKPFRLNESERKILLISAIAAGFGSIFGTPLAGALFGLEVFLIGRIKYDAIFPAFASAILADLVTNLLQVKHTHYHIDLVPQLEALPIIYSILAGILFGLCAATFSKVIHHITAIFKAKISFPPLRPFVGGIIVAVAVFTMGTTKYIGLGIPTIVESFEQQQPIYDFALKMAFTIITLAAGFKGGEVTPLFFIGATLGSALSLFIPLPTGLLAGMGFVAVFAGATNTPLACMLMGIELFGAESGIYMAIACVVSYLISGHNSIYGKQVIGEPKHIRFINQEGKTINDKEK; from the coding sequence ATGTCTAAAAATCAGCGTTCCAGATTCAGCAGCAGAAAAGCTCAGCTTCGTACAAAGATCTTCTTTCGGAAATATCCCAGTCTCCCTTATATTGCTAAATGGTTTTTAATTAGTTCCATTATTGGGATATGTGTAGGTTCTGCATCGGCAGGTTTTTTAGTGTCTCTGGATTGGGCTACCAATTTCAGAGAGAACCATTTATGGCTCATTGCCTTCTTGCCCATTGGCGGATTGCTGATTGGTCTACTCTACTATTATTTAGGAAAAGATATTGAAGCCGGGAATAATCTCTTGATCGACAGCATTCACAATCCAAAAGAAATCATCCCTTTCAGAATGGCTCCATTTGTTTATTTAGGAACTATTGCTACTCATTTTTTTGGAGGTTCAGCAGGTCGGGAAGGAACAGCATTGCAGATGGCAGGTGCTATTGCAGACCAGTTTACAAAACCCTTCAGACTCAATGAATCTGAGCGTAAAATCTTACTTATTTCAGCCATAGCAGCTGGTTTTGGTTCCATTTTCGGAACGCCTCTAGCGGGAGCGTTGTTTGGTCTGGAGGTCTTCCTGATAGGAAGAATAAAATACGATGCGATATTTCCGGCTTTTGCTTCGGCAATTCTGGCTGATCTGGTCACCAACCTCTTGCAGGTAAAACACACCCATTATCATATTGACCTTGTTCCCCAATTGGAAGCTTTACCTATCATTTACAGCATATTGGCAGGGATCTTATTTGGTTTGTGTGCAGCTACTTTCAGCAAGGTTATTCATCATATCACTGCGATTTTTAAAGCGAAAATTTCTTTTCCGCCGCTCCGTCCTTTTGTGGGAGGGATTATCGTCGCCGTTGCGGTTTTTACGATGGGAACCACGAAATATATCGGATTGGGTATTCCTACAATTGTAGAGTCTTTTGAGCAGCAGCAACCAATTTATGATTTTGCTTTGAAGATGGCTTTTACCATTATCACGCTTGCAGCAGGTTTCAAAGGCGGAGAAGTAACCCCTTTGTTTTTTATCGGTGCTACTTTGGGAAGTGCTTTATCGTTATTTATCCCTCTACCGACAGGACTTCTGGCAGGGATGGGATTTGTGGCGGTATTTGCAGGTGCAACCAATACGCCGCTTGCTTGTATGCTGATGGGAATAGAGCTTTTCGGTGCTGAAAGCGGAATTTATATGGCGATTGCCTGTGTAGTTTCCTATCTAATTTCTGGTCACAACAGCATTTACGGAAAACAGGTCATAGGAGAACCTAAACATATTAGATTTATAAATCAAGAAGGCAAAACCATTAATGACAAAGAAAAATAA
- a CDS encoding ArsR/SmtB family transcription factor, which yields MGATKTDHFTDQQNKIAVIAKALGHPARVAIIEYLLKVNTCITGDIVNELPLAQPTISQHLKELKNAGLIKGSIGGNSVCYCIDENTFEILKDYFSKIINTVTDQKCC from the coding sequence ATGGGAGCTACAAAGACGGATCACTTTACAGATCAACAAAATAAAATAGCAGTGATAGCAAAAGCATTGGGACACCCTGCCAGAGTTGCTATTATAGAATACCTGCTCAAGGTAAATACGTGTATCACGGGAGACATTGTTAATGAATTGCCTTTGGCGCAACCCACCATATCCCAGCATTTGAAAGAACTGAAAAATGCAGGTTTGATAAAAGGCAGTATCGGGGGTAATTCAGTATGCTACTGTATCGATGAAAATACTTTCGAGATACTGAAAGATTACTTTTCAAAAATCATTAATACCGTTACTGATCAGAAATGTTGTTGA
- a CDS encoding DUF6428 family protein, with product MTLEQIKEILPTLENVEFQLEDGTFVPEHFHVTEVGQINKKFIDCGGVIREESVVNFQLWNADDYEHRLKPGKLLNIIKLSEEKLGIENNEIEVEYQSNTIGKYDLEFNGKVFVLKSKTTACLAQDACGIPSEKLKKNLAELPVNNANTCTPGGGCC from the coding sequence ATGACACTAGAACAAATAAAAGAGATCTTACCAACATTGGAGAATGTAGAGTTTCAATTGGAAGACGGCACTTTTGTGCCTGAGCATTTCCACGTGACGGAAGTCGGACAGATTAATAAAAAATTCATCGATTGTGGCGGAGTGATTCGTGAAGAATCAGTGGTCAATTTCCAGTTATGGAATGCAGACGACTATGAGCACAGGTTAAAACCCGGAAAACTGCTTAATATTATCAAACTTTCTGAAGAAAAATTAGGGATTGAAAATAATGAGATCGAAGTGGAATATCAAAGCAATACCATTGGTAAATATGATCTGGAGTTCAATGGGAAAGTTTTTGTTTTGAAAAGTAAAACTACTGCTTGTCTTGCTCAGGATGCTTGCGGAATTCCATCGGAAAAATTGAAGAAGAATTTGGCGGAACTGCCTGTCAATAATGCTAATACGTGTACGCCAGGCGGAGGCTGCTGCTAA